The following coding sequences are from one Garra rufa unplaced genomic scaffold, GarRuf1.0 hap1_unplaced_808, whole genome shotgun sequence window:
- the LOC141317354 gene encoding antigen WC1.1-like: VRLVNGPNPCSGRVEVFHNGIWGTVCDDLWDSTDAAVVCRELGCGTVIEAKSSAYFGQGSGQIWLDDVQCHGRESTLKNCSSRGWGSHDCGHQEDVGLICQDVKLVNGPNPCSGRVEVLHNGIWGTVCDDLWDSTDAAVVCRELGCGTVIEAKSSAYFGQAVKLVNGPNPCSGRVEVLHNGIWGTVCDDLWDSTDAAVVCRELGCGTVIEAKSFAYFGKGSGQIWLDDVQCLGRESTLKNCPSRGWGSHDCRHNEDAGVICRGKNITLQEGWTSQISGGCFLLEQIEKITAQVLPLNIVTSLLNIVFNTSEKILETSSSPANPIELASYGNCVLKTTEKLISTLVKLTNASDNVSFSLAAVEVEIFMVGPQVTLDKIPRLDTTNSSVDIDLIGIAKNNNERSAAVAFMSYNMMENLLKPDFFNTTKNTVKTMMSTVISATLPKTTNTKLTKPVKFTFRHIRKIDSSSSLSCVYWNINKWIVDGCSVLKTNRSHTVCSCNHLSTFALMQISRCPPKIDLQLYLLTFVCMIMGVIFSLALMTLGICLAVNSYA, from the exons CTGTCAGGTTGGTGAATGGACCCAACCCCTGTTCTGGAAGAGTGGAGGTTTTCCACAATGGAATatggggaacagtgtgtgatgatCTGTGGGATTCGACAGACGCAGCAGTGGTGTGCAGAGAATTGGGCTGTGGGACTGTTATAGAGGCCAAGAGTTCTGCTTATTTTGGACAAGGTTCTGGACAAATATGGTTGGATGATGTCCAGTGCCATGGGAGAGAATCTACACTGAAAAACTGTTCGTCAAGAGGATGGGGATCACATGACTGTGGGCACCAGGAAGATGTTGGACTCATCTGCCAAG ATGTCAAGTTGGTGAATGGACCCAACCCCTGTTCTGGAAGAGTGGAGGTTCTCCACAATGGAATatggggaacagtgtgtgatgatCTGTGGGATTCGACAGACGCAGCAGTGGTGTGCAGAGAACTGGGCTGTGGGACTGTTATAGAGGCAAAGAGTTCTGCATATTTTGGACAAG CTGTCAAGTTGGTGAATGGACCCAACCCCTGTTCTGGAAGAGTGGAGGTTCTCCACAATGGAATatggggaacagtgtgtgatgatCTGTGGGATTCGACAGACGCAGCAGTGGTGTGCAGAGAACTGGGCTGTGGGACTGTTATAGAGGCAAAGAGTTTTGCTTATTTTGGAAAAGGTTCTGGACAAATATGGTTGGATGATGTCCAGTGCCTCGGGAGGGAATCAACATTGAAAAACTGTCCGTCAAGAGGATGGGGATCACATGACTGTCGGCACAATGAAGATGCTGGAGTCATCTGCCGAG GTAAAAATATAACATTGCAGGAAGGATGGACC AGTCAGATCTCTGGAGGATGTTTTCTTTTAGAGCAGATAGAGAAAATTACAGCTCAAGTGCTGCCTTTGAAT ATAGTGACCAGCCTTTTGAATATAGTCTTCAACACTTCAGAGAAGATTTTGGAGACATCATCATCACCAGCAAACCCAATTGAACTAGCCTCCTATGGAAACTGTGTGTTAAAAACCACTGAGAAACTCATTTCTACATTAGTGAAGCTGACAAATGCGAGTGACAATGTCAGTTTTTCTCTTGCTGCTGTAG AGGTAGAAATCTTCATGGTTGGACCACAGGTCACTTTAGATAAAATCCCTCGACTTGACACAACAAATTCCTCTGTGGACATCGATCTCATTGGGATCGCCAAGAACAACAATGAAA GATCGGCTGCTGTGGCTTTCATGAGCTACAACATGATGGAGAACCTACTAAAGCCAGACTTCTTCAACACAACAAAAAACACGGTTAAAACCATGATGTCCACTGTGATCTCAGCTACTCTTCCCAAAACCACCAACACTAAACTCACCAAACCAGTCAAATTCACCTTCAGACACATCAGA AAGATTGATTCCAGCAGTTCTCTGTCCTGTGTGTACTGGAATATCAACAAGTGGATTGTAGATGGTTGTTCTGTTTTAAAGACCAACAGAAGCCACACCGTATGTTCCTGTAATCATCTTTCGACATTTGCTCTCATGCAAATCAGTAGATGCCCaccaaag ATCGACTTACAGCTTTATCTGTTGACTTTCGTGTGTATGATCATGGGGGTGATCTTCAGTTTGGCCCTGATGACCCTTGGGATTTGCTTAGCAGTGAATTCCTATGCGTGA